The sequence ATCCAGATCACGCGCCTGTTCGGCCAACGCCAAAGCGCGCTCGGCCTCCCGGTCAGCGCTTCCGCTGGCTCGCCGCGATTCCAGCCGCTGGCGGGTCTCGAGTGCTGCCAGTTTCGTGCGCTGAGACGTCAGTGTCGTTTCGCTTTCGCGCAATACTGTCACGGCTTGAACTGCCTCACGCTCCAGTTGGCGCCCGCGGTCGATTTCGCCGCGAAGAGCACTCGTCCGCTCTGCAACTTGCGGCACCGTCGTCGCCAACATCGCGCGTAAATAGACCATGTCGCGTACTGATCCCGGCCTCAAAGCCGACAGAGCGAGCGGGCGGCGGGAAAGCTTCTGCAGGGCACCCGTTAATCGAACTAGCGGCTGCTGACGGCGTGAAAGCCGAACCGTTAGCGCCTGCCTTTGCGAATCGATCAGCGAAATACGGGCTTGAGCGGCTGCAATTCCGGCCTCTGCTTGCTGAACGCGGGCAGCAAGCGCGGCAGCCTCACTTGCGGTCTTTTCTGCCGCCTTTGTGGCGCTTTCTGCCACCGCATCAAGCTTGTCAGCGCGGGTCTGCGCAGCCTTTGCCTCTGATAGAGCGCGTTGCAATTCGGCGCGGGTTTCGGCCGCGTCACTATATACGGAACCGCGCTGGGCCGAACCTTCAACCTGCCAAATACCGAGCGCCAAAGCGGCCAGCACAGGCAGAGCGGCAAACAGAAAAGAGCGGCGTGGTTTCATCACGCTTTCCTCATGCCTCAAGTTTAGGCCCGATGGTAGGGGTGGCCCGCGAGGATCGCCGTCGCGCGGTAGAGTTGTTCCATCAGCATCGCCCTCGCCAGCAGGTGCGGCCACGTTGCTTTGCCGTAAGCCAGCAGCAGGTCGGCGGAGGCGCGCTCCTCCTTAGAATGACCATCTGCAGCGCCCAGCACGAACCGTGCCTCGCGCACGCCATCATCGCGCCACGTGCCGAGGATTTTCGCGAATGCTTCTGAACCGAGGTCCTTGCCCCGCTCATCGAGCAACACGGTGCGAACGGGCGTCTGCGGATCGGCAATTTTGCCGCCACTCTCAGGCAATTCAGTCAGTTTAAGCGGCCATGTGATACGTTTTTCGTAACGCGCGACCAGCTCCGCCTCGGGGGACCGAGCTATTTTGCCGCGGGCTACAACATGGAGGAGCATGAGGGATTATGTCCCTTCGTTGCGGCCCTTTTTCCAATCGTCGCTGTCGTCACCGATCGCCCACATACGCTCCAGATTGTAGAACGTGCGAACTTCGGGGCGGAACAGGTGCAGCACTACGTCGCCAGCATCGAGCAATACCCAATCGGCAGCGGGAAGCCCTTCCAACCGAACAGGGCCAAAGCCCGCTTTCTTGACCGATTCGGCCATTTTGCTGGCAATCGAGGCGACCTGACGCGTCGAACGGCCCGACGCGATCACCATATAATCGGCGATGCTGGACTTGCCCTCGAGCGGGATCGAAACGACTTCCTGCGCCTGATCGTCATCAAGTTGCTTGAGGACGAGAGCGTGGAGTGCTTCGGGGTCGCGCTTGGCGGAGAGGTCGGCCCCTCCGGCTGCGAGACCGGCTACTGCTTTGGTTGGCGCCTGAGTCATAGGCGGTTGGCGAGCTCCTGAAAATTTGGCTTTAAATACAAATAGGTGGCTCGGCAGGTCATGCCGGACCGTCTTCTTGTAAAAATGGAATGGGGTTGCGCGTAACGTGGTCCCTGGGCGGCGCGCCTGCGAAGCGGCTGGCCCAGTCTGGATCTGCTCGGCGGATAGCCGTGGCAGAACGGGAATCGGGATCGAAACGTAATTGGACCAGTGTCGGTGCGCTCCATCGATGCGCGGCGGAAAAGCTGGCGGCGGGCACGCGGTAGCGCCTCAGCCAGGCCGTCGCGGGGTTCGCGATAGCATGCGCCTCATAGCTGGGCCTTGCGATAACCGCAATCGGCATGGTGCGCGCTATATCGCGCCACCGCCTCCACCGGTGGAATTGCGCGAGATTATCGGATCCCATCAGCCATACGAAGTCACGTTTCGCGAATCGCCGTTGCAACGCCGCTAGCGTATCTACCGTGTAGGGAGAGCCCAATTCGCGTTCGATAGCGGTCACTTTGATCGGTGCGCCCCGGGCCATCTGCTGCGCCGCTTTCACCCGCGCAGCTAGCGGAGCCATACCCTTCTTCGGCTTCAGCGGATTGCCGGGCGAGACCAACCACCACAGCTCGTCCAGCCCGAGCGCTTCCATCGCAAACAGACTGATTCGCCGGTGGCCGCCATGCGCGGGATTGAAGCTACCTCCTAGGAGGCCCGTTCTAATCATTGCTACGGATCATCAGGCGTATCTCAAGGCCGGGTCTGACCCGTTCCGCGCACTTGCCACTTATAGGTAGTTAGCCCTTCGAGCGCGACTGGCCCGCGAGCATGTAAGCGCCCAGTGGCGATGCCGATTTCTGCGCCCAAGCCGAATTCACCGCCATCAGCAAATTGGCTCGAGGCGTTGACCATCACAATGGCCGAATCGACCTCATTCAAGAATCGCTCCGCCGCCGCATCATCTGACGTCACAATCGCATCGGTGTGGGCCGAAGAATGGCGTGCGATATGCTCCAGCGCCCCGTCCATCCCGTCGACGACCGCGACCGATAGCCGGGCCTCAAGATATTCGGTGTCCCAATCATCACCGGTTGCAGGCGTGATCCGACCGTCCAGCGAGCAAGCCCGGGCATCGCCGACCAAAGCGCAGCCCCCATCGATCAGCGCATCGAGCACGGCGCCCGAATGCGGGAATTGCGCGTCGAGCAGCAGTGTCTCCATAGCCCCGCAAATGCCGGTCCGGCGCATCTTGGCGTTGAGCGCGACATCGCGCGCCATCGCAGCCTCGGCAGCCGAATGAATGTAAGTGTGGCAAATCCCGTCGAGATGAGCGAGCACCGGAACGCGGGCATCAGCTTGGACGCGCGCGACGAGCCCTTTGCCGCCGCGCGGAACGATCATATCGATCAGGCCCGCAGCCTTCAACATAGCGCCCACTGCGGCGCGGTCCTGTGTCGGTAGTAATTGCACAGCCTCTGCAGGAACCCCTGCGGAAACAAGCCCTTCAATAAGTGCAGCGTGAATGGCGCGATTGGAATGCACCGCTTCGCTGCCCCCTCGAAGCAGCACGGCATTGCCTGCTCGCACGCATAATGCGGCGGCATCGGCGGTGACATTGGGGCGGCTTTCATAAATGATCCCCAGCAGGCCGATTGGTACACGCACCCGGCTGAGCCGCAACCCATTGGGCCGTTCGCTACTGTCGATCACCTCGCCCACAGGGTCGGGCAGAGCGGCAACTGCATCCACCGCGTCGGCAATACCAGCCAATCGCGCCTCATCCAAGGCAAGCCGATCGAGCATGGCAGGCGCGAGGCCCCGCTCGCGGCCAGCCGCTAAATCGCGGGCATTTGCAGCTAAAATATCCGCCGTCGCCCCGCGCATTGCCGTTGCCGCAGAGCGCAGGGCCGCAGCCTTGTTCGTGTCACTCAGTCCTGCCAAAATCCGTTGAGCACCCCGCCCCCGGGTCGCTAGGTCGCGAACCAGTTCATCTGGCGACAAATCCACTTTGGTCGGTGCGTTCATGCCTGCTGTGTAGCAGCGCACCAAAGTCATGTCAGGACAGCAAATAGGTGTTTTGATGGCGTCATGACGTCACATAATTCACGCCCGTGAAACAAAATTATCGTTTGGGAAAACGTTTCATCGCGAGACTCATTCGACTCGGCGACTCCATTAACAGTTCGATTCGACCTATGGCCTTTCCCCTGTTAGCACGCTCATCACCCGTTGATTGACCTTGGGGGTCGCACTTGACTGATAGTACTGCCGCTGGCGGCAAATTGGACCGCCTGCGTGCCTGGTTCCCTGATCGTGAGTTTTTCATGCGATCGCAGGGGCAGGTGCGTTTTATCAAAGTTTCATCGCGTTTGCAGATGATTGCCGCGGGCGTCGCTGTTGGCGCACTTGCCTTTTGGGCCATCTCGATGGGTGCCATGGCGATTGCGCAATATGGCGCGCAATCCGACCGGTTGGCTCTGCTGGAACGCGAAGCAAAGGTTGCCTCGTCCGAGAGCCGTTTTTCCGAATATGGTGCCGACCTCAAAGCCGTTGCCTCCGACCTTAAGCGCCGTCAGGACGTACTTGAAGAAATGTCAGCGGCAATTCCTGATGATGTCACCTCAGATGGCACTGTGAGCGATTCTTCAAGCGAAGCGGCAAAGACAGTTTCGAAAGTTAGCGCGAGCTTCCCTGAGGCAGCAAGCCTCGTCCGCATTGAAGCCCGCCAACTGGCTTATGTTGAACGCCTGACACGTTTTGCTGACAGCCGCTCGGCCCGCGCTGAACGCGCAATCCGTAAGCTTGGCCTTGATCCGAAAAGCATGATGGCTTCCGCTGGCCGCGAAGCGATGGGTGGTCCGCTGCTCAAACTGGCGACCAACAGCGACGGGTCACTTGACCCGCGCTTTGAACGCCTTGGCCTTAGCCTCGCACGCATGCAGGCGCTTGAACTTAGCCTCGACGGTATTCCGCAATTCCGTCCCGCCAATGTTGCGGCGCTCAGCTCCAGCTTTGGCTATCGCCGTGATCCGATCACCGGCGGCGGCGCAATGCATAGCGGCATGGACTTCAAGGGCCCGCTGGGTTCACCAATCTACTCAGCTGCTGTCGGAACGATCAGCTTCGCCGGTTACAAAGGCGGATACGGCAAGGTCATTGAAATCGATCACGGCAATGGCTTGATGACTCGCTACGCTCACTTATCGCGCTTTTCTGCCCGGGTTGGTGACGCGGTAAATGCCGGTTCGCTAATCGGCGCAATGGGCAGCACTGGCCGGTCGACCGGCTCGCACCTTCATTTCGAAGTGCGTATCAACAATCGCGCCGTAAACCCGCGCCCCTTCATGGAGTCTGCGCCCGATGTTCTCAAAGAAGCCCGAAACGGAAACGCCCGAAAGGCCCGCACAGATGGCTAAACCTTCGAATAATGGTTCAACCTTCTCGGTAATCGGCAGCGATGTGACCATCACTGGTAACATCAGCGCCAGTGCCGATCTGCATGTCGATGGCCGGATCGAAGGTGATATTTCTTGCACCAGCCTGGTTCAGGGCGAAGGCAGCGAAATCCTCGGAGCAATCTCCGCCGAAAGCGCCCGCCTCTCGGGCCGTGTTGTCGGATCGACCACGGCGCGCGATCTGGTTGTGTTGAAGACAGCCCACGTCGAAGGTGACGTAAATTATGACGCATTGACCATCGAACAAGGTGCAGCCGTTGAAGGTCGTTTTGCGCCGAAGAAGGCGCCTGCTGCTCCCGTAGCTGCAACGCAGAAGAGTGCCGCCAAGCCCCCGAAAGATGATGGCGAAGAGCCTCATCTGACGCTGGCTCGCTAACGAGCTCCGACAAGCCTCAGCGGTTTAGTCTAGCACCTCGGCGCGCAAAGCCTTGCGATCGAGTTTGCCGATCATTGTTTTGGGCAATTCATCACGAATGATAATTTCGCCCACACGCTCGTGCTTGCCGACCTGTGGGTTGAGCCATTCTCTTAGCGCGTCACCGGTATCAGCCGCGCCATCATTTAACGTAATATAGGCGTTTGGCATTTCGCCGAGATAGTCGTCCGGCACACCAATCACGAGCGCTTCTTTCACAGCCGGATGATCGACCAAAACCGCTTCGACCCGGCTTGGGAATACTTTGAAGCCGCCGACCGCGATCATGTCCTTGCTGCGGTCGACGATCTTTATGTAGCCGTCAGGATCGATCATCGCGATATCGCCGGTGCGCAGCCAACTTTCGCCGTCTACTTCCGCAAAAGCTGATTTGGCTTCATCAGGCCGGTTCCAATAACCGCCCATTATCTGCGGGCCGCGAATGACCAGCTCACCTGGCTCGCCTGCAGGGGCCAGCTTGGTGGGATCTTCTTTATCAAGCAGTTTCACGCGCGTTTGCGGAAGGACTTGCCCGATCGTGCCCGGACGGTTTTCGCCCTGATAGGGGTTGGTCGAAACCACGCCCGCGCTTTCCGTAAGGCCGTAACCTTCCACCAGCAGCGCCTGGCTCTTTTCCTGAAAGTTCTCGCGAACCGGGGCCGGAAGCGGTGCGCCGCCCGAAATGCAAACCTCGAGCGAAGAGAAATCCGTCGTCGCAAACCCCGGATTGTCGAGCAGCGCCTGATACATCGTCGGAACGCCCGGGAATGCGGTAGCGCGCTCCTTCTCGAGCAGTTTAAGCGCCTGTCCCGCGTCGAAGCGTGGCAACATGGCGATGCATCCACCCTTGAAGACTGTGCGGTTGAGAACGCAGGTGTTGGCGAACACATGGAACATCGGCAGCACGCCGAGAATGATGTCTTCGATATCAGTAAACGGATCGATGGCATCGACTTGCCGCGCATTGGCGCTGAGATTCTGATGCGTCAGCATGGCGCCCTTGGGCGTGCCCGTGGTGCCGCCAGTATATTGCAGCAGCGCCAAATCGCCTGCCTCAACTCGCACTGGCTCAGGCGTACCGCCCGCAAAATCGGACCAGCGCAAGACGTCCCTGCGCGCAGGAATCGGTGAGAGTTGCTTACGGCCCAGCAAGCGCAACGCGATGCCTTTGATCGCGGGCAACATTTCGGACAGTCTGCCGACCAACAGCGCTTCAAGCGACGACCCATCAAGCACTTCCAACGCTGTCGGAAGCAACGCCTTCACATCCATTGTTACGAGTATCTTCGTGCCGGAATCCTCAACCTGTTGGGCAAGCTCCTCCGCACTAT comes from Altererythrobacter sp. ZODW24 and encodes:
- the rsfS gene encoding ribosome silencing factor, encoding MTQAPTKAVAGLAAGGADLSAKRDPEALHALVLKQLDDDQAQEVVSIPLEGKSSIADYMVIASGRSTRQVASIASKMAESVKKAGFGPVRLEGLPAADWVLLDAGDVVLHLFRPEVRTFYNLERMWAIGDDSDDWKKGRNEGT
- a CDS encoding 23S rRNA (pseudouridine(1915)-N(3))-methyltransferase RlmH translates to MLLHVVARGKIARSPEAELVARYEKRITWPLKLTELPESGGKIADPQTPVRTVLLDERGKDLGSEAFAKILGTWRDDGVREARFVLGAADGHSKEERASADLLLAYGKATWPHLLARAMLMEQLYRATAILAGHPYHRA
- a CDS encoding nicotinate-nucleotide adenylyltransferase; amino-acid sequence: MIRTGLLGGSFNPAHGGHRRISLFAMEALGLDELWWLVSPGNPLKPKKGMAPLAARVKAAQQMARGAPIKVTAIERELGSPYTVDTLAALQRRFAKRDFVWLMGSDNLAQFHRWRRWRDIARTMPIAVIARPSYEAHAIANPATAWLRRYRVPAASFSAAHRWSAPTLVQLRFDPDSRSATAIRRADPDWASRFAGAPPRDHVTRNPIPFLQEDGPA
- a CDS encoding M23 family metallopeptidase, with protein sequence MRSQGQVRFIKVSSRLQMIAAGVAVGALAFWAISMGAMAIAQYGAQSDRLALLEREAKVASSESRFSEYGADLKAVASDLKRRQDVLEEMSAAIPDDVTSDGTVSDSSSEAAKTVSKVSASFPEAASLVRIEARQLAYVERLTRFADSRSARAERAIRKLGLDPKSMMASAGREAMGGPLLKLATNSDGSLDPRFERLGLSLARMQALELSLDGIPQFRPANVAALSSSFGYRRDPITGGGAMHSGMDFKGPLGSPIYSAAVGTISFAGYKGGYGKVIEIDHGNGLMTRYAHLSRFSARVGDAVNAGSLIGAMGSTGRSTGSHLHFEVRINNRAVNPRPFMESAPDVLKEARNGNARKARTDG
- a CDS encoding glutamate-5-semialdehyde dehydrogenase; this encodes MNAPTKVDLSPDELVRDLATRGRGAQRILAGLSDTNKAAALRSAATAMRGATADILAANARDLAAGRERGLAPAMLDRLALDEARLAGIADAVDAVAALPDPVGEVIDSSERPNGLRLSRVRVPIGLLGIIYESRPNVTADAAALCVRAGNAVLLRGGSEAVHSNRAIHAALIEGLVSAGVPAEAVQLLPTQDRAAVGAMLKAAGLIDMIVPRGGKGLVARVQADARVPVLAHLDGICHTYIHSAAEAAMARDVALNAKMRRTGICGAMETLLLDAQFPHSGAVLDALIDGGCALVGDARACSLDGRITPATGDDWDTEYLEARLSVAVVDGMDGALEHIARHSSAHTDAIVTSDDAAAERFLNEVDSAIVMVNASSQFADGGEFGLGAEIGIATGRLHARGPVALEGLTTYKWQVRGTGQTRP
- a CDS encoding peptidoglycan DD-metalloendopeptidase family protein gives rise to the protein MKPRRSFLFAALPVLAALALGIWQVEGSAQRGSVYSDAAETRAELQRALSEAKAAQTRADKLDAVAESATKAAEKTASEAAALAARVQQAEAGIAAAQARISLIDSQRQALTVRLSRRQQPLVRLTGALQKLSRRPLALSALRPGSVRDMVYLRAMLATTVPQVAERTSALRGEIDRGRQLEREAVQAVTVLRESETTLTSQRTKLAALETRQRLESRRASGSADREAERALALAEQARDLDGLVGQLDKAGELREELAQLSGPVLRPSRPETAAVVTPEPSPSQTARAGAPSPYQLPVAGRTLVGFGSPVEGGVTAKGVTLAPVAGAQVVAPAAGRVAFAGTYRGYGRIVIIEHNGVWTSLVTGLARTDVSVGEELVAGAPLGVAEPGRPEVILELRRDGTPVNPLEFTR
- a CDS encoding polymer-forming cytoskeletal protein, which translates into the protein MAKPSNNGSTFSVIGSDVTITGNISASADLHVDGRIEGDISCTSLVQGEGSEILGAISAESARLSGRVVGSTTARDLVVLKTAHVEGDVNYDALTIEQGAAVEGRFAPKKAPAAPVAATQKSAAKPPKDDGEEPHLTLAR
- a CDS encoding AMP-binding protein, whose amino-acid sequence is MNVSSAPEHPTAEQYQHPCAWDMAFPPMTLPQMLESSARYTPDAAMVRFMGRTHIYAEVLADARAFAAGLQAHGISRGDRVGLFLPNVPIYPAAYYGAMIAGCVVVNFSPLYSAEELAQQVEDSGTKILVTMDVKALLPTALEVLDGSSLEALLVGRLSEMLPAIKGIALRLLGRKQLSPIPARRDVLRWSDFAGGTPEPVRVEAGDLALLQYTGGTTGTPKGAMLTHQNLSANARQVDAIDPFTDIEDIILGVLPMFHVFANTCVLNRTVFKGGCIAMLPRFDAGQALKLLEKERATAFPGVPTMYQALLDNPGFATTDFSSLEVCISGGAPLPAPVRENFQEKSQALLVEGYGLTESAGVVSTNPYQGENRPGTIGQVLPQTRVKLLDKEDPTKLAPAGEPGELVIRGPQIMGGYWNRPDEAKSAFAEVDGESWLRTGDIAMIDPDGYIKIVDRSKDMIAVGGFKVFPSRVEAVLVDHPAVKEALVIGVPDDYLGEMPNAYITLNDGAADTGDALREWLNPQVGKHERVGEIIIRDELPKTMIGKLDRKALRAEVLD